Proteins encoded by one window of Aulosira sp. FACHB-615:
- a CDS encoding ATP-dependent Clp protease proteolytic subunit has translation MPIGVPKVPYRMPGGQYTDWISIYDRLYRERIIFLGRDVDDEIANQIIAVMLYLDSEDPGKDIYLYINSPGGMVTSGLAIYDTMQHIKSDVVTICVGLAASMGSFLLTAGTKGKRLALPHSRIMIHQPSGGTRGQATDIEIEAREILRIRHQLNNIYAQNTGQPLAKIEKDMDRDFFMSAQEAKEYGLIDRVIEERI, from the coding sequence ATGCCTATAGGCGTTCCTAAAGTTCCTTACCGGATGCCCGGAGGACAGTATACAGATTGGATTAGCATCTACGATCGCCTTTACCGGGAACGGATTATTTTCTTGGGGCGTGATGTTGATGATGAAATTGCTAACCAAATCATCGCCGTTATGCTGTATCTGGATTCAGAAGACCCAGGTAAAGATATTTATTTGTATATCAACTCTCCTGGTGGGATGGTAACATCTGGTTTGGCGATTTATGATACGATGCAACACATCAAATCTGATGTTGTGACCATTTGTGTCGGTCTGGCGGCTTCAATGGGTTCTTTCTTGTTGACTGCTGGGACAAAAGGCAAGCGCCTAGCATTGCCCCATTCCCGGATTATGATTCACCAACCTTCCGGCGGAACCCGTGGACAAGCCACTGACATCGAAATCGAAGCCAGAGAAATTCTGCGGATTCGCCATCAACTCAATAACATTTACGCTCAAAATACTGGTCAACCCTTGGCCAAGATTGAGAAAGACATGGATCGTGACTTCTTTATGTCCGCCCAAGAAGCCAAAGAATACGGATTGATTGACCGTGTGATTGAAGAGCGAATCTAG
- a CDS encoding J domain-containing protein, with translation MDLGDCYRLLGLRSGASFAEIKSSYRRLAQQYHPDINPDDKKAKDKFIALTEAYRLLLTVVPPEETVEQPSGQQFVSRGEDAKATPKTTVTTETFVARREEPKATRQDAAPKTTVTTEKPQSPPANIAEIEQRLKWKTYEQLQRFLKEKRFPQAIALAEALVDRLPKDAEVRQWLAIAYQIWGRALINDNQVLKARIYLKKALKTDPNNKALWNEVQRDFQKIEQIF, from the coding sequence ATGGATCTAGGAGATTGCTACCGTTTATTGGGTTTAAGGTCGGGAGCCTCGTTTGCAGAAATCAAATCGTCTTACAGACGACTGGCGCAGCAATATCACCCCGATATCAACCCAGATGACAAAAAAGCTAAAGATAAGTTTATTGCCTTGACAGAAGCTTATAGGCTGCTCTTAACGGTGGTACCGCCAGAAGAAACAGTCGAGCAGCCGTCAGGTCAACAGTTTGTGTCTAGGGGCGAGGACGCAAAAGCCACGCCGAAAACCACAGTCACTACAGAAACCTTTGTGGCTAGGCGCGAGGAACCAAAGGCGACTCGTCAAGATGCTGCACCAAAAACCACAGTCACCACGGAAAAACCACAGTCACCGCCTGCGAATATTGCGGAAATTGAACAACGGCTGAAGTGGAAGACTTATGAGCAGTTGCAAAGATTTTTGAAAGAAAAAAGATTTCCCCAAGCGATCGCCCTGGCGGAAGCCTTGGTAGACCGTTTACCCAAAGATGCGGAAGTTCGCCAATGGTTAGCGATCGCTTATCAAATTTGGGGTAGGGCGCTGATTAACGATAATCAAGTTCTCAAAGCCAGAATTTACCTGAAAAAAGCCCTCAAAACTGATCCTAATAACAAAGCTTTGTGGAACGAAGTCCAAAGGGATTTTCAGAAAATTGAGCAAATTTTTTAA